Proteins encoded by one window of Vampirovibrionales bacterium:
- a CDS encoding enhanced serine sensitivity protein SseB C-terminal domain-containing protein — protein sequence MFWNLFGSRKSQKPSARASEEGLVKRRRPSTSVAELEALMERLADEMALCDETEFSSLMAPFYEMLGHATILVPTVESPERDGGGEKPASYRLMTVQNPEGETGVAVFTSPETLSMWIHEPMRYVGIPFRTLSAKVMEQGLDFVLINPAGPARAALSPYELSYLADGLAPPRRHALEAGMNVAPQTEITVWAPTTLSAQMLTERLKGCFGQRERWVKSAYVFDVSIAQGPSHLAMAIRLTEGEEERWQQQLLGDALAISREVLERNQYMDFFLLNESDDLERMLQSVTEPFFENRQAIG from the coding sequence ATGTTCTGGAATCTCTTTGGGTCGCGAAAATCCCAAAAACCGTCCGCCCGCGCCTCAGAAGAGGGGCTGGTCAAGCGGCGGCGACCGTCGACGAGCGTCGCCGAGCTGGAAGCGCTCATGGAACGCCTGGCCGATGAAATGGCTCTTTGCGACGAGACGGAATTCTCGTCGTTAATGGCGCCGTTTTACGAGATGCTCGGCCACGCCACGATTCTGGTTCCCACGGTTGAGTCCCCGGAAAGAGACGGCGGCGGCGAGAAACCGGCCTCGTACCGCTTGATGACGGTTCAGAACCCGGAGGGTGAAACGGGCGTGGCCGTGTTTACCTCGCCTGAAACCCTGTCGATGTGGATTCATGAGCCCATGCGATATGTGGGCATCCCCTTCCGCACGCTTAGCGCCAAAGTGATGGAGCAGGGGCTTGATTTCGTCTTAATTAACCCGGCAGGGCCTGCGCGCGCCGCTCTCTCGCCGTATGAGCTGTCGTATCTGGCCGATGGGCTGGCTCCGCCGCGTCGCCACGCGCTTGAGGCTGGCATGAACGTCGCCCCGCAGACCGAGATTACCGTCTGGGCCCCCACCACGTTGTCGGCGCAAATGTTGACCGAGCGCCTGAAAGGCTGCTTCGGCCAGCGCGAGCGCTGGGTAAAATCCGCCTATGTGTTTGACGTCTCCATTGCGCAGGGCCCTTCGCATCTGGCCATGGCCATCCGCCTGACCGAGGGCGAAGAAGAACGCTGGCAGCAGCAATTGCTGGGCGATGCGCTGGCCATCTCGCGCGAAGTGCTGGAGCGCAACCAGTATATGGATTTCTTCCTGCTCAATGAATCCGATGATCTTGAACGGATGCTGCAATCGGTGACTGAGCCGTTTTTTGAGAATCGCCAGGCCATAGGTTAA
- a CDS encoding SIMPL domain-containing protein gives MAAPENALERVKEFQLALLGLFLMIGLTVAAMVAASALVQVKRYPYEVVTVTGAAAKNIQSDFAEWTCRFARRANAPASAFKALQSDRAVIVEYLKSVGVTAAEMEVSQIGTTALYKLNDRGDTTNQIEGYELSQTITSRSADVVKIDRAAREATSLMSRDMVVDSQTPSFYYTKLDDLKVKMLGDATQNAFQRAQSMAKSTGRGIGRLRTANMGVFQITAPNSTEVSDYGVNDTSSREKKVTAVVNATFELAN, from the coding sequence GTGGCCGCGCCCGAAAACGCGCTGGAACGCGTCAAGGAATTCCAACTCGCCCTGCTGGGCCTGTTTCTGATGATTGGCCTGACCGTGGCCGCCATGGTCGCCGCCTCGGCGCTGGTACAGGTGAAGCGCTATCCCTACGAAGTGGTGACCGTCACGGGCGCAGCGGCCAAAAACATCCAGTCGGATTTCGCAGAATGGACGTGCCGTTTTGCGCGGCGCGCCAATGCCCCGGCCAGCGCCTTCAAGGCGCTGCAAAGCGATCGCGCCGTGATTGTCGAGTATCTGAAAAGCGTCGGCGTGACGGCCGCCGAGATGGAAGTCTCGCAAATTGGCACGACCGCTCTGTATAAACTCAACGATCGCGGTGATACCACCAATCAGATAGAAGGTTATGAGTTGTCGCAAACCATCACCTCGCGCTCAGCGGATGTGGTGAAGATTGACCGCGCCGCGCGCGAAGCCACGTCTTTGATGTCGCGCGACATGGTAGTGGATTCACAAACCCCGTCGTTCTATTACACCAAGCTCGACGATCTCAAGGTTAAAATGCTGGGTGATGCGACGCAAAACGCCTTTCAGCGCGCCCAAAGCATGGCCAAAAGCACCGGGCGCGGCATTGGTCGCTTGCGCACGGCCAATATGGGCGTCTTTCAGATCACGGCCCCCAATTCTACAGAAGTCTCTGATTACGGGGTGAATGACACCTCGTCGCGCGAGAAAAAAGTCACGGCGGTTGTCAATGCCACGTTTGAGCTGGCTAACTGA
- the ruvX gene encoding Holliday junction resolvase RuvX, with amino-acid sequence MTAVYARILAIDYGQRRIGLAISDPLGHFAVGLPTLERNARTDLWTPLAALRDQYGVSTIVLGLPRNMNGSEGPMAQKVRAFGEALQTHLGCEVVFFDERLTSTLAQQTLRAQGIAPSRQKGLVDQAAAARILQDYLDARARQTSPESPDAVS; translated from the coding sequence ATGACCGCTGTTTACGCCCGGATTCTAGCCATTGACTACGGTCAACGACGCATTGGTCTTGCGATCAGCGATCCGCTGGGGCATTTCGCCGTGGGGCTCCCGACGCTGGAGCGCAACGCCAGGACCGATCTCTGGACACCGCTGGCGGCGCTGCGGGATCAATACGGCGTTTCGACCATCGTACTCGGCCTGCCGCGCAACATGAACGGCAGCGAAGGCCCTATGGCGCAAAAAGTCCGCGCGTTTGGCGAGGCTTTGCAGACGCATCTAGGCTGCGAGGTTGTTTTCTTCGATGAGCGGCTTACCTCAACGCTGGCGCAGCAGACCTTACGCGCCCAGGGCATTGCGCCGTCCCGTCAGAAAGGATTGGTAGACCAGGCCGCCGCCGCGCGTATTTTACAGGATTATCTCGATGCGCGGGCGCGGCAAACGTCGCCCGAGTCGCCAGACGCCGTCAGTTAG
- the mqnC gene encoding dehypoxanthine futalosine cyclase, with protein sequence MPFPTAADAPALRFSQRVDGDQALKLFRETDLLTLAAMAETVKARFHDPDAPYTFIIDRNVNYTNICNVDCLFCAFYRHADAPDAYTLTYEEIHAKAQELVTLGGTQLLLQGGVNPALPFEYYLDLLRQLRRDFPALTLHAFSPTEIAFMAEQTGQTLRQTLLRLQEAGLSSLPGAGGEILHDDIRRRVSRKKVNTEDWLGVMEAAHELGLKTSATMMFGMMESDWHIVDHLLQIRALQDRSGGFISFIPWTFQRENTALARLTQPPPDGLAYLRVTALARLVLDNIPNIGASWITQGMKLGQVALTMGANDMGGLLLEENVVTQAGATPTTKSVAEMVKAIHASGRDAAQRDTQYAVLKRFTR encoded by the coding sequence ATGCCCTTTCCGACAGCCGCTGACGCCCCGGCGTTGCGTTTCTCGCAACGCGTGGACGGCGATCAGGCCCTGAAGCTGTTTCGCGAAACCGATCTGCTGACGCTGGCCGCCATGGCCGAAACCGTCAAGGCGCGCTTTCACGACCCGGACGCGCCATATACGTTTATCATCGACCGCAACGTCAATTACACCAATATCTGTAACGTCGATTGCCTCTTCTGCGCTTTTTACCGCCATGCGGACGCGCCCGACGCCTATACGCTGACGTATGAAGAAATCCACGCCAAGGCCCAGGAGCTGGTGACGCTCGGCGGAACGCAACTCCTGTTGCAAGGCGGGGTTAATCCGGCGCTGCCCTTCGAATACTATCTGGATTTACTGCGTCAACTGCGGCGGGATTTTCCCGCGCTGACGCTGCACGCGTTCTCTCCGACCGAAATTGCGTTTATGGCTGAGCAGACCGGTCAAACGCTGCGCCAGACGTTATTACGCTTGCAGGAGGCGGGCTTGTCGTCGCTGCCCGGCGCCGGAGGCGAAATTCTGCACGATGATATCCGTCGGCGCGTGAGTCGTAAGAAGGTCAATACCGAAGACTGGCTTGGCGTTATGGAAGCCGCGCACGAGCTGGGTCTGAAGACCTCTGCAACCATGATGTTTGGCATGATGGAGTCCGACTGGCATATTGTCGATCATCTGCTTCAGATTCGCGCGTTGCAGGATCGCTCCGGCGGTTTCATCTCGTTTATCCCGTGGACGTTTCAACGTGAGAACACGGCTTTGGCCCGTCTGACGCAACCTCCGCCCGACGGGCTGGCGTATTTACGCGTCACGGCGCTGGCGCGCCTGGTGCTGGACAATATTCCCAACATCGGCGCGTCGTGGATCACGCAGGGCATGAAGCTCGGACAGGTCGCTTTGACGATGGGGGCCAACGACATGGGCGGCCTGCTGCTGGAAGAAAACGTCGTCACGCAAGCTGGAGCGACGCCCACCACAAAAAGCGTGGCGGAGATGGTCAAAGCGATTCATGCAAGCGGACGCGACGCAGCCCAGCGCGATACGCAATACGCCGTTTTGAAGCGCTTTACGCGTTAG
- a CDS encoding DUF366 family protein: MKTHFMEEPHPYTGEELVSHWIYRNAGILGDAVAAFIGPCHVDISRMVDLEDVLNEDYIYSKNMLHFIIELFGIPLEEGVVAQRLFSSILQDRINAERGELAVRRIGDDLFYQNTKKLSVSICTISPTSCLIHTGLNIDPAGAPVEAAGLGCDLGIEDARSLANACMRILADEWQDIKRSTCKVKAVR, translated from the coding sequence ATGAAAACCCATTTTATGGAAGAACCCCATCCTTACACCGGCGAAGAGCTGGTCAGTCACTGGATTTACCGGAACGCCGGAATTCTGGGGGACGCCGTGGCGGCCTTTATCGGCCCCTGTCACGTGGATATCTCGCGCATGGTCGACCTTGAAGACGTGCTGAACGAAGACTATATTTACTCTAAAAATATGCTGCACTTTATTATTGAACTGTTTGGCATTCCGCTGGAAGAGGGCGTGGTGGCTCAGCGGCTGTTTTCCTCGATTTTACAGGACCGCATCAACGCCGAGCGCGGCGAATTGGCGGTGCGGCGCATCGGCGACGACCTGTTTTACCAGAACACGAAAAAGCTGTCGGTCTCGATCTGCACCATCAGTCCAACATCCTGCCTCATCCACACCGGCCTGAATATCGATCCCGCCGGCGCGCCTGTCGAGGCCGCAGGATTGGGATGCGATTTGGGCATTGAGGATGCGCGCAGTCTGGCCAACGCCTGTATGCGCATTCTGGCCGACGAGTGGCAGGATATTAAACGATCGACATGTAAAGTGAAGGCGGTGCGCTAA
- a CDS encoding MFS transporter, whose amino-acid sequence MTPASSAACSDLRPCDTRRLPLWTLPFLMMALVALAFFSAFHLITPTLPLYLHQRGMNGGAIGVMVSAFMAASLITRPLMGRWADLASKKRLIVVGAACFAACAPCYLLPLSDGALFALRLIHGAAFSLFVAAYYGYLLQVLPQARRAEALSAHSNVVMLALALGPMAGLWLMETVSIGLVFWTMLALGIAALLLCLALPPEPQADPVTRLHNPVQNADVTWIHPKALGPGALMASVSVLYGAVLPFAPLIGHEKGMDAMAPLYLLYTAGVIVTRSVSGALSDRYGRAAVLIPAMALSGVSVWCMAFTPTSWGLLLSALAYGLTGGAVQPSLMAMVADRLEDGERASAMATFTMFGDFGMALGSLIIGGLSAWTGYGGALAFPALIALSGATALWMSHQRQSRATAQASN is encoded by the coding sequence ATGACGCCCGCTTCTTCCGCTGCCTGTTCTGATTTGCGGCCTTGCGACACTCGTCGCTTGCCGTTGTGGACGTTGCCTTTCTTAATGATGGCGCTGGTTGCGCTGGCGTTCTTCAGCGCATTTCATCTCATCACGCCAACGCTTCCCTTGTATTTGCATCAACGTGGGATGAACGGCGGCGCCATTGGCGTGATGGTCTCGGCGTTTATGGCGGCTTCTCTGATAACGCGTCCGCTGATGGGCCGCTGGGCGGATCTCGCCTCCAAAAAGAGGCTGATTGTCGTTGGCGCTGCTTGCTTTGCCGCCTGCGCGCCGTGCTACCTCCTGCCGCTTTCCGATGGCGCCTTGTTTGCGCTGCGACTGATTCACGGGGCCGCGTTCTCACTTTTTGTGGCCGCTTATTATGGGTATTTACTGCAGGTTTTGCCGCAAGCGCGGCGCGCCGAAGCCCTCAGCGCCCATAGCAATGTCGTGATGCTGGCGCTGGCGCTGGGGCCCATGGCCGGATTATGGCTCATGGAGACGGTTTCGATAGGACTGGTCTTCTGGACGATGCTGGCTTTAGGCATCGCGGCGCTGCTGTTATGTCTGGCTTTGCCGCCAGAGCCACAGGCGGACCCTGTGACACGACTTCATAACCCCGTTCAGAATGCTGACGTCACATGGATTCATCCTAAAGCGCTGGGTCCTGGCGCGTTGATGGCCTCTGTCAGCGTGTTATACGGGGCGGTGCTGCCCTTCGCCCCCCTGATTGGCCACGAAAAAGGCATGGACGCCATGGCGCCCCTGTACCTGCTCTATACCGCAGGCGTTATCGTGACCCGTTCTGTCAGCGGCGCGCTGTCAGATCGCTATGGACGCGCGGCGGTGCTGATTCCGGCGATGGCTTTGAGCGGCGTTTCGGTCTGGTGTATGGCGTTCACGCCGACCTCGTGGGGGTTGTTGTTAAGCGCGCTGGCGTACGGTCTGACTGGCGGAGCCGTTCAACCGTCATTGATGGCCATGGTCGCCGATCGCCTCGAAGACGGCGAACGCGCCAGCGCCATGGCGACCTTTACGATGTTCGGCGATTTTGGCATGGCGCTTGGCAGCCTGATCATCGGGGGGCTCAGCGCTTGGACAGGTTATGGAGGCGCGCTGGCATTCCCTGCCCTCATCGCGCTCAGCGGCGCAACGGCGTTGTGGATGTCGCATCAGCGTCAAAGTCGAGCGACGGCTCAGGCGTCGAACTAG
- a CDS encoding WecB/TagA/CpsF family glycosyltransferase — translation MSVQETMISAVGAYPACVNVEGVTIAAFQSEQSLFERIALEIRKPQQALITYVNAHVLNTAFRLPKLKRFLTRADVVYCDGAGIQWAARLAGQWLPRRLPAADWFLSFFRFMAKERLSIYLLGGEPGIAEKMLALLNAVAPRHSVIGFHHGYFVNDPAQERDVIDEINRLKPDLLIVGLGTPIQEFWVDKRRSQIDVGAILPLGAVMDYFTGRQPRCPQWMGDAGFEWLYRFSSEPRRLMGRYLIGNPWFMGRACLQAAPHRLRSIFSADGHNRPIPFRLFRAEMAR, via the coding sequence ATGAGCGTTCAGGAAACAATGATTAGCGCCGTGGGCGCTTATCCCGCATGCGTGAATGTGGAAGGCGTCACTATCGCCGCCTTTCAAAGTGAACAGAGCTTGTTTGAGCGCATTGCCCTGGAGATTCGCAAGCCGCAACAGGCCTTGATTACTTATGTGAATGCGCATGTCCTCAACACCGCCTTTCGTTTGCCCAAGCTCAAACGATTTCTGACGCGCGCTGACGTCGTCTACTGCGACGGCGCGGGCATTCAATGGGCGGCGCGCCTCGCCGGGCAATGGCTTCCGCGACGGCTCCCAGCCGCCGACTGGTTTTTGTCGTTCTTTCGCTTTATGGCCAAAGAGCGCCTTTCCATTTATCTGCTGGGAGGCGAGCCGGGCATCGCTGAAAAAATGCTTGCCCTGCTCAACGCTGTTGCGCCGCGTCATTCCGTGATTGGGTTTCATCATGGGTATTTCGTTAATGACCCTGCGCAGGAGCGCGACGTGATTGACGAGATTAACCGCCTCAAGCCCGACCTGCTGATTGTCGGGCTGGGTACGCCCATTCAGGAATTCTGGGTAGACAAGCGACGCTCTCAGATCGACGTGGGCGCCATTCTACCGCTGGGTGCCGTGATGGATTATTTTACAGGGCGTCAACCCCGGTGCCCGCAGTGGATGGGCGACGCAGGTTTTGAGTGGCTGTATCGCTTTTCGTCAGAGCCTCGCCGCTTAATGGGACGTTATTTAATTGGCAATCCGTGGTTTATGGGCCGCGCGTGTTTACAAGCTGCGCCTCATCGGCTGCGAAGCATTTTTTCGGCAGACGGGCACAACCGCCCCATCCCATTTCGGCTTTTCCGCGCCGAAATGGCGCGATAA